A stretch of Lathyrus oleraceus cultivar Zhongwan6 chromosome 6, CAAS_Psat_ZW6_1.0, whole genome shotgun sequence DNA encodes these proteins:
- the LOC127096254 gene encoding uncharacterized protein LOC127096254 encodes MYFRVITHQYVEDYKSMRLDFPDEDVMFIRDYRIPDPIEGPESGSRWTLVFDSASNALCNGIRVIITSPTDHHILFTTRLCFDYTNDMAEYKACILEIDVSIDLRIGILEVYGDSTLVIYQIKGDWETLHPNLIPYRDHILKLIPYFDDITFHHIPREENQLADALDTLSSMFKVKRANEAHDITIEHLDEAAYCLVVEAETDGKPWFYDIKQYLKKHEYPEDASITNKKTFKKLSVNFFLSGNVLYKRNFDMVLLRCVDRQKEDILIKEIHECSFDTHANGHSMEKKILKVGYYWLTMDPLCQDVPQVPNLC; translated from the coding sequence atgtattttcgcgttatcacACACCAATATGTGGAGGACTATAAATCGATGAGGCTTGACTTTccagatgaagatgtcatgttcaTAAGAGATTATAGGATTCCAGACCCAATCGAAGGACCCGAATCAGGATCACGATGGACGCTTGTGTTTGATAGTGCCTCAAATGCACTATGTAATGGAATTAGAGTTATCATAACTTCTCCAACAGATCATCATATTCTTTTCACAACAAGGTTATGTTTCGACTACACTAATGACATGGCAGAGTATAAAGCATGTATCTTAGAAATTGACGTAAGTATTGATTTGAGAATTGGGATTCTAGAAGTGTATGGAGACTCAACATTAGTCAtctatcaaatcaaaggagattgggagacTCTTCATCCTAATTTGATTCCATATCGAGACCATATCTTGAAGTTAATCCCCTACTTTGATGATATTACTTTCCATCATATCCCTAGGGAGGAGAACCAGCTAGCTGATGCCTTGGATACTTTGTcatctatgttcaaagtcaaGCGGGCTAATGAAGCACATGATATAACAATTGAACATCTGGATGAGGCAGCATATTGCTTAGTAGTGGAGGCAGAAACCGATGGAAAACCATGGTTTTACGACATCAAGCAATATCTTAAGAAACATGAGTATCCAGAGGATGCTTCAATCACAAACAAGAAGACCTTCAAAAAATTATCAGTAAATTTCTTCCTAAGTGGTAATGTGCTctataagagaaattttgacatggttctgcttagatgtgtggatagacaGAAAGAAGACATACTCATCAAAGAAATCCATGAATGTTCTTTCGACACTCATGCAAACGGACATTCAATGGAAAAGAAGATCCTCAAAGTTGGCTACTATTGGTTGACGATGGACCCACTATGCCAAGATGTTCCACAAGTGCCGAATTTATGCTAA